AGGGCGAACTGGACCCCACGGGCGGTTATGTAATTGCTGAGGATGTTACTACGAGCATACCGGAAGATTTGCGATATTTTACTCAGGTTGACCTGGATCTGATTCAACCGATTTATACATTTGGCAAGTTAAGCGGGCTTTCTACCGCTGCTGAGTTTGGAGTCGAAGCAGGGCAAGCAGGTTTAGAAAAGAGTAAAGAAGATGTGCGTCTTGAAGTTAGAAGACTATATTGGGCTCTCTTATTAGGTAAAGAGCTGCTCGCCGTAATTGAGGACACCAGGAAGGAGATGAATCAGGCCGAAAGTAAGATTCAAGAGTTGCTGGATGAGGGAGCTGAAGAGGTTAGCCAGATTGATTTATTCAAACTTCAAATTGCCCAGTATGAAGTGAATAAAAGAAATCGTGAAACCCTCGATAAGATTGAATTAACCAAATCCGCTTTAAGAATAACGCTGGGTCTTTCTGAAAATACCGACTATGACATTGAAACAGAGTACCTTGACCCCTTAGAGACAGACCTTGACAGTCTTTCGATTTATACGGCAACTGCTTTACAGAATAGACCCGAACTTGCCCAATTGAGGGCGGGTGTTGGTGCACGGAGAGCATTGGTTGGGGTTTCAAAAAGTGATTATTACCCTCAATTCTTCCTGGGAGGACAAATCAAATATAATTTTGCTAAAGATCGATTTGACCCTAAAGGTCACTTTATTTACAATCCCACCAATTTTTTTCGTCCGGGAATTGTGGTAGGATTGAACTGGAATCTAAATTTCGTTCAAACGCGAGATAAGATAAGGCTTGCACAAGCCGAATACACTAAATTATCTCAAAAGGAAGAACCCTTAATTAGCGGTATCAAACTTGAAGTAAAAAAGGCCTATCTGGAAGTGACTCAGGCCGGAACCAATTTTCGAGAAAGTCGTAAGGCGTTAAGAGCAAGTGATAATTGGCTTCGCTCTGAATCTATGGCCTGGGATATTGGAGTGGGTGAAGTGAAGGACTTGATTGATGCATTTAAAGCAAACGGATCTATGCAGGCCGCGCATTTAGAAAACATTTTTAAATATAACGTAGCCTTAGCAAAACTGAGCAAAGCATCCGGAAACGATCTTTACCCAAATTAGCAAGAGTGAAAAAATGAAGGAATCAAAAATGCAATTTAAGAATAAAAATTTATCCATGATAAGTATCTTAATTTTGGTTCAAAGTTTTCAAGTAAGTGGTATTGCAGCAGTCGAAGAATCTCCCGTAGAAATCATCAAGAACCGAAACAAAACGGTTGAGGAAATCATTGGTAACAAAGATGAAGTCAAAGGCGAAACTAAGGAAAGATTAAAAGATATAATAAACTCTTTTATGGACTTTAACGAGCTTTCGAGACTTGCGTTAGGTAAATACTGGAAGGAACGAACGAAACAGGAAAAGAGAGATTTTGCAAATGTTTTTCAGCAGCTTATCAGGAACTCATCGGTGAAAAAATTAGAGATTTATCGGGCAGATAGGATGGTTTATGAAGAGCCGGAAATAAACGGCTCAAAAGCCAAAGTAACGACTATCGCCTATAAAAAGCGAAAACAATTCGAGATTACATACAAGATGCATAAGGTAGACAATGAGTGGAAAACATACGACATGGAAATTGACGGAGTAAGTACAGCAAGAAGTTATCGTGATTCTTTCTACAAACAAATTGCTAAGACCTCCTATAAGGAGATGTATGATAAATTGGTTAAAAGGTTAGAAAATCAGAAATAAAATAACCTCATAAAAAAGATCATTATCCGAAGCCATCATAGAGGGCGTTTTTTGATGGCTTTTTTTTATTGTACAAATGGGACTATTATTTCACCCAACACAATCTTGACATTCGCATTCGGTTTGGTTAGATTAAATAATTAATTAGTCGTTCAAAGGTTCTATTTGAAAAATCCTTTCCAAAGAGATTTAAATACTGAGGAACGTAAGAGAATCCGAAAAATGCTGCGATACGAGAGGAACCTTTGGAATGAAGGCAAAAAATATGTTGCCGGATTGGATGAAGCCGGCCGCGGCCCGTTAGCCGGACCGGTTGTTGCCGCCGCAGTTGTTTTTTATGAAAATCCGCAAAT
The candidate division KSB1 bacterium genome window above contains:
- a CDS encoding ABC transporter substrate-binding protein yields the protein MKESKMQFKNKNLSMISILILVQSFQVSGIAAVEESPVEIIKNRNKTVEEIIGNKDEVKGETKERLKDIINSFMDFNELSRLALGKYWKERTKQEKRDFANVFQQLIRNSSVKKLEIYRADRMVYEEPEINGSKAKVTTIAYKKRKQFEITYKMHKVDNEWKTYDMEIDGVSTARSYRDSFYKQIAKTSYKEMYDKLVKRLENQK
- a CDS encoding TolC family protein, with amino-acid sequence MKILIGQESEKLVLSLKKCEELAFKNNQKIQDAQLSLKVSEARRIQASHAKILPKFQVRNVWGPSPIAEGELDPTGGYVIAEDVTTSIPEDLRYFTQVDLDLIQPIYTFGKLSGLSTAAEFGVEAGQAGLEKSKEDVRLEVRRLYWALLLGKELLAVIEDTRKEMNQAESKIQELLDEGAEEVSQIDLFKLQIAQYEVNKRNRETLDKIELTKSALRITLGLSENTDYDIETEYLDPLETDLDSLSIYTATALQNRPELAQLRAGVGARRALVGVSKSDYYPQFFLGGQIKYNFAKDRFDPKGHFIYNPTNFFRPGIVVGLNWNLNFVQTRDKIRLAQAEYTKLSQKEEPLISGIKLEVKKAYLEVTQAGTNFRESRKALRASDNWLRSESMAWDIGVGEVKDLIDAFKANGSMQAAHLENIFKYNVALAKLSKASGNDLYPN